One stretch of Paramormyrops kingsleyae isolate MSU_618 chromosome 4, PKINGS_0.4, whole genome shotgun sequence DNA includes these proteins:
- the hus1 gene encoding checkpoint protein HUS1 — protein sequence MRFRAKILDVGCLNSFTRVVNTISKLTKTCTLRLTADNLYFMLSDKVANGGVSMWCELDQGNFFDEFQMEGVASDANEIYLELVPENLSRALRTAQNAKSLKAKLTKKHCPCLTLAAELPSLSSVSRVVTHDIPVDVIPRKLWHDFREPTVPDFDVSIYLPPLKTMKNVIDRMKNLSNFLVLEANRSGQMNLKIETDLVSVSTHFRDLGNPPCGDGGSQGASQDLETMAQARVDIKKLQQFLSSQQVNPSKAMCNIVDKKMVHFVWLHENASLQYFIPAMA from the exons ATGAGGTTTCGGGCTAAAATACTGGATGTGGGCTGTCTCAATAGTTTTACAC GTGTCGTTAATACCATCTCCAAACTGACTAAAACCTGCACCTTGAGGCTCACTGCTGACAACCTCTACTTCATGCTTTCTGACAAGGTAGCCAACGGGGGCGTCAGCATGTGGTGTGAGTTAGACCAG GGCAACTTTTTTGATGAATTCCAAATGGAGGGTGTGGCGTCGGATGCAAACGAAATATATCTCGAGCTTGTTCCGGAGAACCTTTCCCGTGCTCTCAGAACAGCCCAGAATGCCAAGTCCCTGAAAGCGAAGCTGACAAAAAAACATTGCCCTTGCCTGACACTGGCCGCTGAGTTG CCGTCTCTGTCCAGCGTTAGTCGAGTCGTCACACACGACATTCCCGTGGACGTCATTCCCAGGAAACTCTGGCATGACTTCAGGGAACCCACTGTGCCGGACTTCGAC GTCAGTATATACCTTCCTCCTCTGAAGACAATGAAGAATGTGATAGATAGGATGAAGAACCTGTCAAACTTTCTG GTACTGGAAGCAAATCGAAGTGGGCAGATGAATCTGAAGATTGAGACAGACTTGGTGTCCGTCTCCACTCACTTCAGGGATCTGGGAAACCCTCCCTGCG GTGACGGTGGGTCCCAAGGTGCCAGTCAGGACCTGGAGACCATGGCCCAAGCACGTGTGGACATCAAGAAGCTGCAGCAGTTTCTATCCAGCCAGCAGGTCAACCCCAGCAAGGCCATGTGTA ATATTGTAGACAAAAAGATGGTTCACTTCGTCTGGCTACACGAGAACGCGTCCCTGCAGTACTTCATCCCAGCCATGGCGTGA